A region of the Thermodesulfobacteriota bacterium genome:
CTCGGAACGGCCAAGCGCCGTCTCCCACGCCTCGGCCGTCTCACGGGCGTCGGCGGGCCTTATGACCGTAAGGCCGGGTATGGCCCTCAAGGCGGCCAGGTGCTCGACGGGCTGGTGCGTGGGGCCGTCCTCGCCGAGCCCTATCGAGTCGTGCGTGAATACGTAGACCACCGGGAGGCCCATTAGCGCGGCAAGCCTTATGGCCGGGCGCATGTAGTCGGAAAATACCAGGAAGGTGCCCCCGAAGGGTTTTAGCCCGCTGAGCGCCATGCCGTTCATAACGGAGCCCATCGCGTGCTCGCGGACGCCGTAGTGGACGTTACGGCCGGGCGCCTCCCCGGTAAAGAAGTCCATCCCCTTGAGCTCGGTATTGTTCGAAGGCGCCAGGTCGGCCGAGCCGCCTACGAGGAGCGGCATCTTCGGCGCTATTGCGTTCAAGACCTTTCCCGAAGCGCTCCTCGTTGCAACGGGGCCGTCTTCGGGAGAGAACGAGGGCACGGCCTTCAGCCAATCATCTTCCTCCGCCTTCTCCCCCCCCTCCCGCCCCATCGCCTGAAGCTCGGCGGCAAGTTTTGGGTGGTCCTTCGCGTATCCGTTTAAAAGCCCCTCCCACTCTCGCTTAAGGGTTTCGCCCTTTTCGATCGCCCCTCTGAAACGCTTGAGCGCTTCCTCCGGTATGTGGAACGCCGGACTCTCCGGCCAGCCGAGTTTTTCCTTCGCTAGCTTTATCTCGTCCTTGCCGAGCGGCGCGCCGTGCGCACCGGCCGTATCCTGCTTATTGGGGCTGCCGAAGCCTATGTGAGTACGCGCCATTATAAGGGACGGCCTCTCCCTCTCCCCCTTCGCCGCCTCTATGGCCCTGGCCACCTCCTTTGTGTCGTGCCCGTCCACCTTCCGGGCGTGCCAGCCGAGCGCCTCGAAGCGCTTTGCCACGTCTTCGGTGAAGGAAAGGTCGGTCTCTCCCTCTATCGTAATCTTATTGTCCGAGTAGAGATAGACGAGGCTGCCGAGCTTCAGGTGCCCGGCAAGGGAGGCGGCCTCGTTGGAGACACCCTCCATCAAGTCGCCGTCGCTCGTTATGGCGTATATATTATAGTCTAAAAGCGGATAGCCGGGCTTGTTGAAGCGGTCGGCGAGGAACTTTTGCGCCATTGCCATGCCGACTCCCGTGGCAAAGCCCTGCCCGAGGGGGCCCGTGGTCATCTCTATACCCCTCTTAAGATCGTACTCGGGATGGCCGGGGGTGGGGCTACCCCACTGCCGGAAGTTCTTCAGATCTTCGAGCGAGAGGTCGTGCCCCGTGAGATGCAGGAGCGAATAGAGGAGCATGCTGCCGTGGCCCGCGGAAAGGACGAAGCGGTCCCGCCCCGGCCAATAGGGGTCTTTCGGGTTATGGCGGAGATAGTCCGTCCAGAGGACGTAGGCCATGGCCGCGTCCCCCATGGGCATGCCCGGATGGCCCGAGTTGGCCTTCTCAACCGCGTCTACGGCGAGGAACCTTATCGTGTTTATACATGTCTCGTCGCTTGAATCTTTCGGCATGGCGCTCCTCTCAAGGTAGAATTATATAACGCAGGAACGGATACGCTCCCGTCCCTCAGTCCCCGGAGGCGGGGAGCGATTTTTCCTCCTCCTTTTCCGCCAATGTTTTTTTCGGCGGGACCACCATACCCGCACTCATTATGACCTTGAAGGCGTCCTCGACGTTCATCTCGATCGGCATGGTGTCCTTCTCCGGCACCACCAGATAAAAGCCCGAGGTCGGGTTGGGCGTGGTGGGGAGGAATATATTTATCACCTCGCCGCCGCACCGCTCTCTGCCCGTCTCCCCGGCCTCCCCCCTGCTCCTGCCCGTAACGAACGCGAGAGAGTAGATTCCCTTCCGGGGGTACTCGATCATGACGACCCGGCTGAACCCTTCATGGTCTTTGGCGAATATCGCTTCGAGGAACTGCTTGGTGGCCCTGTATACCATATTGAGAAACGGGATCCTCGCCAGAATCCTCTCGCCTATGTCGACGAGCTTCTGCCCGAGGAAGTTGGCGGCGAGGAGCCCTACGATGAAGATGGCACTTAGCGTTATGAGTACTCCGAGGCCGGGTATCCGGTAGGGGAGGTAGGTGTAGGGCCTTATCGGCTCGGGCAGGATATCGAGTAGCCCGTCCATAAAGCCCACCAGAAGCAGGAGCACGTAGCCGGTTATGTAAAGCGGCACCACTATGAGGAGGCCGGTTACGAAGTAGCGCTTCATCTTCTTCCTCATGCGCCCGCCACGACCCCTCCGATTACTTTCCTGACCTCGTTCTTCTCGTTCACGTAGACGAGCACCGGGACGTGCCGCCGGGCCTCTTCCTCATGGAACACGCAGTAGTCGGCGATTATTATTATGTCACCCGCCCTGGCCAGATGGGCCGCCGCGCCGTTCACGCTTATGGTCCCGCTCCCCTCTTCCCCCTCTATGGCGTAGGTCCCGAACCGGTTGCCGTTGGTTACGTTGTAGACCTCAACCTTTTGAAAGGGAATTATCCCAGCGGCCTCCATGAGGCGTGTGTCTATGGCGATGCTGCCCTCGTAGTCGACGTTGCTGTCGGTAACCCGCGCCCTGTGTATCTTGCTCCTGAGCATTACTCTCTGCATCTCCTGTTACCCTCCTCTTTCCTGATCCAGTATACGGTTGTCTATGAGCCTCGTCTCCCCCACCCTGACGGCCACGGCAAGGAGCGCGCCGCCGTCTATCCGGTCCAGGTCCCTCAGGTCATCGAGCCCGCATACGGATACATAGTCTATCACGGCAAGGGGCTCCTTCTCTATCATATTTTTCACCATCTCGCTCAATTTACGGCCGTCCCTCTCGCCCGCGGCAAAGGCCTCCCCGGCCGCCTCGAGCGAGCGGGGTATAACCCCGGCGGCCTCCCTGTGTTCGTTGTCGAGGTGGACGTTCCTCGAACTCATGGCAAGGCCGTCGGCCTCTCTCACTGTCTCCCCGAAGTGCAGCTCGACGTCCATATTGAGGTCCTCGACGAGCCTCTCTATTATGAGGCACTGCTGGTAGTCCTTAAGGCCGAAGTCTGCCGCGCACGGCCTGACTATATTGAAGAACTTCGTAACCACGGTGGCGACCCCCCGGAA
Encoded here:
- the tkt gene encoding transketolase produces the protein MPKDSSDETCINTIRFLAVDAVEKANSGHPGMPMGDAAMAYVLWTDYLRHNPKDPYWPGRDRFVLSAGHGSMLLYSLLHLTGHDLSLEDLKNFRQWGSPTPGHPEYDLKRGIEMTTGPLGQGFATGVGMAMAQKFLADRFNKPGYPLLDYNIYAITSDGDLMEGVSNEAASLAGHLKLGSLVYLYSDNKITIEGETDLSFTEDVAKRFEALGWHARKVDGHDTKEVARAIEAAKGERERPSLIMARTHIGFGSPNKQDTAGAHGAPLGKDEIKLAKEKLGWPESPAFHIPEEALKRFRGAIEKGETLKREWEGLLNGYAKDHPKLAAELQAMGREGGEKAEEDDWLKAVPSFSPEDGPVATRSASGKVLNAIAPKMPLLVGGSADLAPSNNTELKGMDFFTGEAPGRNVHYGVREHAMGSVMNGMALSGLKPFGGTFLVFSDYMRPAIRLAALMGLPVVYVFTHDSIGLGEDGPTHQPVEHLAALRAIPGLTVIRPADARETAEAWETALGRSE
- the panD gene encoding aspartate 1-decarboxylase, with amino-acid sequence MQRVMLRSKIHRARVTDSNVDYEGSIAIDTRLMEAAGIIPFQKVEVYNVTNGNRFGTYAIEGEEGSGTISVNGAAAHLARAGDIIIIADYCVFHEEEARRHVPVLVYVNEKNEVRKVIGGVVAGA
- a CDS encoding DUF502 domain-containing protein — translated: MRKKMKRYFVTGLLIVVPLYITGYVLLLLVGFMDGLLDILPEPIRPYTYLPYRIPGLGVLITLSAIFIVGLLAANFLGQKLVDIGERILARIPFLNMVYRATKQFLEAIFAKDHEGFSRVVMIEYPRKGIYSLAFVTGRSRGEAGETGRERCGGEVINIFLPTTPNPTSGFYLVVPEKDTMPIEMNVEDAFKVIMSAGMVVPPKKTLAEKEEEKSLPASGD
- the panC gene encoding pantoate--beta-alanine ligase, yielding MVESIGGMKTLSSEARAAGKTVVLVPTMGYLHRAHMGLVEKAKTLGDLVVVSIMINPAQFGPKEDFKAYPRDLERDLEMLGEAGVDVVFTPSAREMYPAGYQTFVDVVKLDGHLCGPRRPGHFRGVATVVTKFFNIVRPCAADFGLKDYQQCLIIERLVEDLNMDVELHFGETVREADGLAMSSRNVHLDNEHREAAGVIPRSLEAAGEAFAAGERDGRKLSEMVKNMIEKEPLAVIDYVSVCGLDDLRDLDRIDGGALLAVAVRVGETRLIDNRILDQERGG